tctccccgcatgtttattttttttctttctttctttccgtctatatttctttttttcaccgTACTGTTCCTTTCGTCCACGACTTGCACATACTCACGACTTTATTTTTCAGCTTTCACTCCCACACACgtctccctcttttctctagggtttttccatcgccaatatatatttatacgtaCCTGCATGTTAGTTTACCAAGCCTATAACTGCCGCTAAAACTCCCACGGCAATCTCCACCCCACACACGCACAGAAGCAGCTCCATCCACAAAGCATCATCCACCACAAGccgccaccctccacaacctccatgcAATACCGTCGCTGTCGCTACACCTCCACACCCATGGCGTTAGACCTCGTTTGCAGCCCAGTTACACgacctcaccatcacaaaagcCCACGCCCGTATGCGCTCAACAGAACGGAAACCACCCCCGTGTGAGTTTCCCCTGCACGACGGAAGCCTCTGGCCTTGGCCCAGCCCCTTGTGAAACCATAAgccaccgtgcccagccacacgaagccgccGCCCAACGCCTCCCGTAGCCTCTGTTGCAAACCACGAtattcccctgtttttgctCCCTGAAACAGAACCTCGGCCACCCCAAACTACCTACGCAACCTAGCCCCACGAAGACCCTTGACGCAGCACCTGAAGTAGCCGTAGCCTTCCTCTCCACCCTCGGAAATATCCCAAACAGTTGCCACCATCACCGACTTCCGTGGGAAGCGGAAACTgctgttgctctgttttgaagccaTGGAGACAGAGCATCCTCGTCCAAACCGAGAGCCATGTCTAGCCTCAGTTGGGCAGCGACGTCACAGTCAACGGCAACAGATAACGCCGGAGATTAAGCCTCCACCGCCCAGTGATGTCCAGCGCCACCGTCCGAAGCCCCATGCACGCCGCATGATgcgtacaactctctctctctctcggtgttaTTTTACCGTGAGCCACTGCGAACTGCCATCTTTCACGTCGGaaaccaccgtgcccactgcccagccatcGAGCTCACCTCTGTCGACCTCCGCCTAGCCCTTTTGGTCCGCCGCGCGCCACCTCAGGCTCACGGTGagcttcattctctctctcgcgccgagctctctctccgcctctctctctcttttctacgtaaggtttctctctctctctctctagctggtctctctctctctaaccagtgtGCTGCCGCCGCCCCCACCACCGTAAGCAACCGCCCAGCTCGCCGCCTTTGTGCCCTCCATCGCTCGGTGAGTATGGCTCCATACGAAATTAATCTGTGATTTATGAACCTTTCTGTTTCCGAAAGGGGTcccttttgtgttttgtttaatccctataATACCCTTATATCAGACTAGTTATAGTTTAGCATGAttcggtttatatatattagtaggttttgttttaaaatacattatttttataaaggaatagagaaagatttgagattttattagtgatattgtataaatttttaagaagtacatagtacgtgcaaaatattattatgcaatttagaaatgacttagagtataatagtgagggggattaagtaaatattgatggttttagaaaggatgatattttaggaattatggaaattttaggttttgtggatttaaaataggttcttttagtatttttaggtttaaatatcgaaataagtggttgattggaaatttacaggaattactggattattttataggtgacgattgttaattgttcgacatatttgaggaaaattctgaaagggctaagaagtccaggtaagaggggggttcctatgctaggccttacacgaattatttgagactgaggttgatttctgaaaactttgcatattttttgtggtgaaatgagaacttgggaaaaacaaaaccaacctcggtcgtttatttgcatactcatgaaaactgtacgaaaaagagaaaaatatgttctgacatgcattgtgtagatatgagctaaattctgtcatgtggtttctgaaatctggaaaaatagcgatattgagaatatgaaaagttgtgcatttatttagaaagatgttctggcttttgtgttcagcggtGTAAACTGTCTGTTTCTGTTTCGGtattctgtattattttgatataacatctgaaaacctttggcatggtgtactggttttcgtatctgattctgtctctgctttgctctgctctgctctgttatgctctgctctgtttgggttggtaccaacttctctgtctctgagtgcacccactttggaaacaaagtggttttattgtggtctttcctgtgtgcacactcggggctccgagaagaataaaggaaagatttcacctctgtctctgcctggtttggccaccggggttagcacaaccctaccacgggggtgaaacatggtctctgctctgtttgatgctctgttttgatctgatgacgatactcagtttatgttatgccaaagcactaagagttttacttgtcttaaaaccatcgctctgttacttttgaaaatatgttctgttctgcatgttaactctggaaaatattttgttctgcatgctcgctagcatatgatttctgcttactgagttgttggtaactcaccccttatatccataatatttttcagatattttggatacttcagcggaggttcaagaataggaagcatgggtaaGGCTTTGTGGGCATagtctattatatatacaaagaggGTATTTgatattggagaattttatGGAATAGTTTCGTTCTGTTGACTCAGTACTTTGGGaagttgactttttattttgagatttcttcgtaatcttagttatttattttggagtagatggtttaaaacaatgaggtatatgagtaaatgaggaattggagtttacatttatataatgagatatgattttaagtgttaagaggtAATTCTCTGACCCATCcaggaccggggcgttacaaccCGGATtgaaaccggtttttaaaaatttgtaatccGGATTCTGGGTTGtaccccattttttttttaaatcaaaactttaatgttatgaatattttttcataaaaaaatattgatgcaacatttaaattctatttatttaattttttaaaacgaaGTCGACATCTTCCTTGACCACCAATAAAAAACTACATGgaaaagagagtaaaaaaaaaatgatgattcattggacataatatgtatttttcttttgagtttctgtCCATTTAGGTGGtagggaaaataaaagaaaaaaaaaggccatATTTCAAGTTTAAAATCCGGTACCCAACCTGGGTGTACTCAGGTTTTTCTTTGTGGGtaccggcccggatgaacaagCCTAAAAATTAATAAGTAAATATCAATACTTTCATCCAGATTATTACATTTGAGTTGGAGTATCCTCAAAATACTTCTTATCAATAGTATTTTATGTCCACAATTCATATAAATCAGATAAACAAAATCACATATCACGCTTCACAATTTTAactacaaatataaaatatatatatatatatatatatctgtttgATTATTAGTATTTATAAATTGTAGGTGGGGACAAaagtcatttttatttcaactgaAATAGATAATATctatttagtataaaatatgaaGTGTTTTAATATACAcagtaattaaaatattcaataacaTCTATCTAATGTCCTAATTGTAGTAGCCATTCGCAGgaatagatagatagatacacCTATCTATCTTGTCCATGCATCTATGCATCTATCTTGCCGATGCATCTGCTGGATAGATAGATACACCTAATTGCCATTTGCTAGAATAAAACCTTTAACTGGCTTTAATTAAGTTTCAAGGCATAAAGATAGTAAACACTTAGCTTATGTACTCGTTTTTAAGTAAGGGTAcattcacacacacaccccCACATACTCGCACGCACACACCCAACCTCACACACCCCTGCACgacttagggcttgtttggattcacaagttatctcagctcatctcaactcatctcaactcatctcactactattcattactattcagcaactttaactcacaaatctcactactattcacaactcatctcattactattcataatccatctcaactcatctcagctcatctcaagtcatcttcgaatccaaacatctccttaaagttaaagagattttcttttattttagggcttacattttcttttttgaaaacgACGACCCTACTAACACAGCTAACTTCATATCAATACATTGCACCGAACAGAATTCGACTTTTAACGACCGTGAATCAAAGAAACTGTTACTTGATTGACAGAAATGGCTCCTTCGCTAGTTGATGTGTCTTTCCCATGGCTACTACCCTTTAAAACAAATGCAGGTTGTTGTGGAGAAGGAAGAGGTCTGTCATTACCCAACATTGCAACGACTGCTGACATGTTTGGCCGATCTGTTGCATAGTCTTGCACGCACAAAAGCCCAATTTGAATGCATCTTGCAACTTCATTATCAGGGGTTTTGTCAACCAGTGATGAATCAACTATTTCCATGGCTTTGCCTTCTTTCCATAACTCCCAAACCTACAATTAAACAACATGTTCGTGTgtttaggtttaaataaataatataagacaAATTATTTGCATACACTTGTACTCACATGCCCAATCAAGTTTGAGGAGGGATCATCGTGATAATAAGTACTGTTCCTTTTGCCAGAAATAATCTCCAGTAGCAAAACCCCAAAGCTGTATACATCTGACTTCACTGAAAATAGTCCACGCATCGCATACTCCGGAGACATATAACCACTGCAACAGCGTAATGAAATTATCACAAAACTAAAATGATATGAttaatgttttgctttaaaaaaaagaaattcgtTTGTACTGTAAGGCCCCGTTTAGAtacagaaacggtttcatctcatctcatctcattattacaactttatcaaattttcacacaaaatataatatgcaattcagatttttcaaattttaaaacaataaaaatattaaaaaataatattctaacaatatttatttcactttcatataaaattatatcatctcatcttactatccaaacgggacctaaatgTATTCTTAATTTGTAGAACACTTACTATGTTCCAACTACACGATTTGTATTTGCTTCAATTTGGTCCCCTGACTCCCCTCCAACAATTCTAGCCATACCAAAATCCGCAATTTTTGGATGCATTGCATTGTCAAGTAGAACATTGCTGGCCTTTAGATCTCTGTGGATAATCCTTAATCTTGAGTCTTGATGAAGATATAAGATCCCTCGAGCAATCCCACAAATAATCTCAAAGCATTTGCCCCAATCTAACAATGAcctttttgtttcatctgaatGAGAAGATCACAGATCTTTAGATGATTTGCTTGGTAGGTATACTGAACACCAGAAGAAGAAGCTTACGTGAAAAGAAGACATACCAAAAATGAAAGTGTCCAAGCTTCTGTTTGGCAAGTACTCATAGATTAACATCTTTTCTTCTCCCTGAACGCAATAACCCAGAATCCTCACAAGGTTCCTGTGTTGAAGTTTAGCAATGATTGCAACTTCATTCTTGAACTCTTCTATGCCTTGTCCGGAGTACTTTGATAGCCTTTTCACTGCTATTTCCTTTCCATTGTATAAGCAACCCTGAAAGCAAACACCAATTTCAACCTTAATCAACATTCAGAATGGAATTACTGATGCATTGCACACTTATGAATTGAATTTCAGGGAGATTACCTTATACACTGATCCAAAACCACCTTCTCCTAGCTTGTTAGAAACAGAGAAGTTATCCGTGGCTGCAACTATCTTACTTAGTTCAAAGAATTGTAAATCTGAATTTCTCGTACTTCCATCGAGCTCCCTTCTAGTTGAAGATTCTTCAAAGCTTGCTGCAGCGGAGGTATTGCTAAAAGTATACTTGCTTTGTCTTTTTTCTGTCGTCAAATACAGTTAGAAATTCTCAAAGTGCAAAAGAAACGAAGAAACCGCTTTAAAAATCATGTTTTACTTACCCTTTATCTTCCTTATTATGAACCAATACACAATAGAAGCCACAATAAGCAGTATTACTGCAACAGAAACTACAAGAATCGCCAGCTTTCCCTTATTCTGAAGAAGACCATTCTTCTTTGCATATTGagctaagaaaaaaaagaagaaaaaagagtggaaaacTCAACTTTATACGCGATTCATGAACCAGAATCTTCTCCGACTTAGATGGGACATGGATCGTGGttgaagtaaaaaaaagaagtaacaaAACTGGAGTACCTAAAGTGACTGCATCCACGCGTAGATATAAATATTGTCCTCCATTGGTATAAATTCTCGTGTCTACCAAGTTGCCGTGCCATGTAAGGCACCCAATCCCTCCCTCTGTCTCGTTTGCATTGGTGTAGGCCGTACAAGTACAATTCTTCAAGCACTCTTGCTCGCACCCTTTCAACGACAGACTCATGTTCGCACGTGCTATCGAGGTATTCGGCACCTTCACACGTGCAAGCTTCACAAATCCTTCTCCGCTGTTGCACGTGGACACATTCCTCACGCACCCGCCCGACCCATCTCTCAGGAACCAATCACGGGCCGACTTGGGTTCGAACCCGGGCAAGCACGTGCACTCGAACTTTTCTAGGTTGTTCGGGTCACAGTAACTATTTGGACCGCATGCTTTGTAGTAATCGCACTTCTCTTTCGGGGCGGACCAAAACCGGACCCACCCAGTCTCGAACCAAGTAGACCGCTGCACGACACCAGGTTCCTCCACCATCATTCTAGTGAAAACGTTAGGAACAGTGACACCGTATTCAATTGCGATCTCATCTTGATTATCCACGTAGCTGACGTTGAAGATGTAATTCTGTGTCATTTCGGGTACGCCGCTCCATCTTTTTCCGGTCCAAGATCCGCCCCGCCACAAAGGAGCCCCACCCTCGTATAAGAACAGCTGCGGATACCCGGTTGGATCAATCGCAAGGGTGCAGTTTCCGGTTCCCGGGTCATCCTTGGACTTCCAAGATGTCAGGAACCGGTTCAGCCCAGTCCGGCGATCGAGCCCGAGTTTCATAAACGGAAGCAAAGTGTCTGTCGGAAAGTCAAAGCTCTGCCATATAAGGCTCTGGGTTTCTGGGTGAACCAAAACGAGGTTCCCGGTGTCCAAGAGCCTAGCCATGGAACGGTTGGCGGAGACAACAGAAGCGTTGGTAGACCAGATAGGGATGCTTCGGTTCGTCTCGGTGAGGACGAGGTTTCCATGACCGTCGATGGAGAGTACACCGGCAGTGTCGTCGAGAGGATGGTCCCTGTTAGCGACCCAAACAACCGTTTGTACTGGCACTCTGTTATACCAAATCCCGACGTAGCGACGGCTAGAATTTACAGGACTGAAAAATCCAAGTGCAAACGTTTCTCGGTGAGAGACGAGGATGTCACCGTCTTTAAGAGGCTCGTCCGGCTTTATGGTGTCTAGGGAAACGCATATttggagaaggagagagagaagcaaTAATGGAGTCAATAACTGTTCAGAAGGTGAGAACATGGTTCTTCCGACGAAGACAGCGAGCTAGCCAGCttgattgttatttttttgctcttttatttttttgttcggGTTGTTGTTgatgaaaatcaaaatcataaattttagaACCACAGTAAtcataaattttgatgaaaatcaaaatcaacGAAAAAGGTCTACGACTCTACCCGCCTCAACTTTAGGTGAGGTTTTTAATTTGAAAGGTCTTTGACAAAGACATTCTATACAGTGAAATGCCACTTGACTGCTGCACGTGTTcgagtatatttatatatatatattttaaatattttaaaatttaaaaaaaaataaaagaaaattattaatttattgataattacttttttaatcattaaaattaaaaaattaaaaaataaaatagaatacatGAGCAAAAATGAAGGAACAAAACCATAAGataaagtatatattactattacttATGCAGTTATTGGGTTAACACAAGTGACCAATTGGCAACTGCAGGTGGCCGCATAACAACCACATCTCCAAAATGATATCAATGATTCGACTTTCCTTCCctaatatatcaaaaaaaaaaaaaaaaaaaagttaccaaTTCTGGtcgaatcaaattttttatttaatttttattcttttttgacttttttttcttaaataaagatgatttttataatttatttttcattttcaaatattaaaaaaaaaattcggtaCACTTTCGATgagaaaaactaaaaaggaTGCGGAGTAGCAATATCCTACTGGTCTTAATtttgctttttcaaaatttcaatgcACATGATGCCTCCTAGACACtcttattatgaaaaattatatttttatgtcgTTGTGTAAAGcataattagtaaaataaatttataaactaacgtaACTTAATGttatatgttagattataaaattatttttatttaaaaattaattaaaatatattatataaaatcatattaatttataaatttattttactttgtagCTTATCACTTTGATCAATCAATACATctagatgagaaaaaaaaaaccacaaaaaatcAGCTGAGCTGTCCCTTTCGTGGTTGCGTTTTCAAACACCCACTAGTTGCAGCTGCCAATTAAGAAATATGGGCCCATATCATTTATTGGAtcaattgtacttttttttttttcgtctatCTGCATATAGTTTATTCTAACGAggtttttattgaaattttctacccatttctcatattttaattttattataaactaactattattttactttcatactattaaataagatatgatatatttattattattaaataattatttattacatacttttttattatttaataataataaatatatcatatactatttaatataattaaaataagataagaatatgacatataatattattttattatatagtatatatataatatattaatattatatagtataatatatttattcgaACGAAATTTTCTCCTAGAATGCTTTTGAAGGAAAACTTGACACCAAATCCATAGAATATACATCCATTCGAATGATTCATCCGCCCAAACTGATATATGACATACGGAATCGATGGTAAATTTCGTATTTGTCTTTAAAGGAATATGCtaggaaatatttttattttttcgttcCAACGCTTGTGAATCTGTTATGCACGTGCactcagatttttttatttttattttttcaacccAGTCCACCAGAGATGGAGCCCGAGTTTCATATatggaaaaggagagagagagaagcaataATGGAGTCAATAACTGTTTAGTAGGAGAGTACATGGTTCTTCCAACGAAGACagcgagctagctagcttgatttttatttttttgctctcCTATTTTTTGTCTGGGGTTGTTGTTGATGAAATCAAAATTGTTGTTGAtgaaatcaaaatcataaatttaaaaacggGACAATCTCAACGATATCAACGAGAAAGGTCTACGACTCTACCTGCCTGAACTTTAGGTGAGGTTTTTAATTTGTAAGGTCTTTGACAAAGACAGTGCTACTTGACTGCTGCACGTGTTccagtatatttatatttttataaaaaaattttaaaaaagttttttaaatttttaaaaaataaaa
This genomic interval from Juglans regia cultivar Chandler chromosome 3, Walnut 2.0, whole genome shotgun sequence contains the following:
- the LOC108989345 gene encoding G-type lectin S-receptor-like serine/threonine-protein kinase At1g11410 encodes the protein MFSPSEQLLTPLLLLSLLLQICVSLDTIKPDEPLKDGDILVSHRETFALGFFSPVNSSRRYVGIWYNRVPVQTVVWVANRDHPLDDTAGVLSIDGHGNLVLTETNRSIPIWSTNASVVSANRSMARLLDTGNLVLVHPETQSLIWQSFDFPTDTLLPFMKLGLDRRTGLNRFLTSWKSKDDPGTGNCTLAIDPTGYPQLFLYEGGAPLWRGGSWTGKRWSGVPEMTQNYIFNVSYVDNQDEIAIEYGVTVPNVFTRMMVEEPGVVQRSTWFETGWVRFWSAPKEKCDYYKACGPNSYCDPNNLEKFECTCLPGFEPKSARDWFLRDGSGGCVRNVSTCNSGEGFVKLARVKVPNTSIARANMSLSLKGCEQECLKNCTCTAYTNANETEGGIGCLTWHGNLVDTRIYTNGGQYLYLRVDAVTLAQYAKKNGLLQNKGKLAILVVSVAVILLIVASIVYWFIIRKIKEKRQSKYTFSNTSAAASFEESSTRRELDGSTRNSDLQFFELSKIVAATDNFSVSNKLGEGGFGSVYKGCLYNGKEIAVKRLSKYSGQGIEEFKNEVAIIAKLQHRNLVRILGYCVQGEEKMLIYEYLPNRSLDTFIFDETKRSLLDWGKCFEIICGIARGILYLHQDSRLRIIHRDLKASNVLLDNAMHPKIADFGMARIVGGESGDQIEANTNRVVGTYGYMSPEYAMRGLFSVKSDVYSFGVLLLEIISGKRNSTYYHDDPSSNLIGHVWELWKEGKAMEIVDSSLVDKTPDNEVARCIQIGLLCVQDYATDRPNMSAVVAMLGNDRPLPSPQQPAFVLKGSSHGKDTSTSEGAISVNQVTVSLIHGR